A genomic window from Solanum stenotomum isolate F172 chromosome 10, ASM1918654v1, whole genome shotgun sequence includes:
- the LOC125842426 gene encoding gibberellin 2-beta-dioxygenase-like, translated as MVVSSQPILQNSSNLYRTCKSTSDLHFSDINNNSVIPVIDMLDPKAKFLITKACEEFGFFKIVNHGVSDDTMIKLERDAVKFFDLPQCDKDKAGPASPYGYGNKRIGSNGDVGWVEYILLAVNDGLVSEKSVAFPGTPHLFWYALNEYVAAVRNIACVVLEKMADGLKIEPKNVLSRMLKDEKSDSCFRVNHYPPCTEIEAYLKGGRNFIGFGEHTDPQVISVIRSNNTTGLQISLKDGTWVSVPPDEHSFFIIVGDSLQVLTNGRFKSVKHRVLANSVRSRLSMIYFGGPPLNEKILPLSSLMEEGEESLYKEFTWHEYKKSTYMTKLSADRLGLFEKNMIVPYAKKLPNLGKIIL; from the exons ATGGTGGTTTCATCTCAACCAATTCTTCAGAATTCTTCAAACTTATATAGAACATGCAAATCTACCTCTGATCTCCATTTCAgtgatattaataataatagcGTTATTCCAGTGATTGACATGTTAGATCCTAAAGCTAAATTCCTTATTACAAAAGCATGTGAAGAATTTGGATTCTTTAAGATCGTCAATCATGGTGTTTCTGATGACACGATGATTAAATTGGAACGTGATGCGGTCAAGTTCTTTGATTTACCACAGTGTGACAAGGACAAAGCTGGTCCTGCTAGTCCTTATGGTTATGGCAACAAGAGAATTGGATCAAACGGCGATGTCGGTTGGGTTGAATATATTTTGTTGGCTGTAAACGATGGACTCGTTTCTGAGAAATCCGTTGCCTTTCCTGGAACTCCTCACCTTTTCTG GTATGCTCTGAACGAATATGTGGCAGCAGTTAGAAATATAGCATGTGTTGTGCTAGAAAAGATGGCAGATGGTTTGAAGATTGAGCCAAAAAATGTGCTGAGTAGGATGCTAAAGGATGAAAAGAGTGACTCTTGTTTTAGGGTAAACCATTATCCACCATGCACAGAAATTGAAGCATATTTGAAAGGTGGTAGAAATTTTATTGGTTTTGGTGAGCATACAGATCCACAAGTTATATCTGTTATAAGGTCTAATAACACAACTGGACTTCAAATATCACTTAAAGATGGTACATGGGTCTCAGTTCCACCTGATGAGCACTCATTTTTCATCATTGTTGGAGATTCCCTGCAG GTACTGACTAATGGAAGGTTTAAGAGTGTAAAACATAGAGTCTTGGCAAACAGTGTAAGGTCAAGATTGTCAATGATTTATTTTGGTGGGCCTCCTTTGAATGAAAAAATACTGCCTTTATCATCTTTAATGGAAGAAGGGGAAGAAAGTTTGTACAAGGAATTTACATGGCATGAATACAAGAAATCTACCTACATGACAAAGTTGAGTGCTGATAGGCTAGGACTCTTTGAAAAGAATATGATAGTACCATATGCTAAAAAATTGCCAAATTTAGGAAAAATCATACTGTAG